In a genomic window of Chrysemys picta bellii isolate R12L10 chromosome 1, ASM1138683v2, whole genome shotgun sequence:
- the LOC101939647 gene encoding suppressor of cytokine signaling 1-like, with product MIRGRPDDLLNAHKNLSPPQRQHRRTPHTPAPSSLPTHYRAFRSCEWEVVERSLNILQASGFYWGPLSVSEAHAKLQQEPVGTYLVRDSSQGNCLFSVSVRMPAGPVSLRISFREGYFWLKDWFSDCVVRLLEMVVAGTQANPIHCDEMGGTPLVFSEPLCRNRRVVPKL from the coding sequence ATGATCAGAGGGAGGCCGGATGATCTACTGAACGCACACAAGAACCTTTCTCCTCCACAAAGGCAGCATCGGAGAACTCCCCACACTCCTGCTCCATCCAGTTTACCCACTCATTACCGGGCCTTCCGCAGCTGTGAGTGGGAGGTAGTGGAGCGATCGCTCAATATCCTGCAGGCCAGTGGCTTCTACTGGGGTCCCTTATCTGTGAGTGAAGCACATGCCAAGCTACAGCAGGAGCCGGTGGGGACCTATCTGGTGCGGGACAGCTCTCAGGGGAACTGCCTCTTCAGTGTGAGTGTTCGGATGCCAGCGGGCCCAGTCAGCCTCCGGATCTCCTTCCGGGAGGGCTACTTCTGGCTGAAGGACTGGTTCTCGGACTGTGTAGTTAGGCTGCTGGAGATGGTGGTAGCAGGAACCCAGGCCAACCCCATCCACTGTGATGAAATGGGGGGAACCCCCCTGGTGTTCTCTGAACCCCTCTGCAGGAACCGCAGGGTTGTGCCCAAGTTGTAG